A segment of the Rhizobium sp. ZPR4 genome:
TGATCGGCAACGGCTTCACCAGCGGTCATACGCTGATCTGCGATGGCGGCATCCGCCTCGGTCAATGATCTCCGGAGGCTTTGCGCTTTTCTTCAGATCGCGAAAACGCGCCATCGCCGGCCGGCGGGAGCGATGGCACCCTCAACTATTGCGGACATCCGCCTGAAGCTGCGTGAGGATCTCGATCAGCCTGGGAGCCATTTCACGGATTTCGACCAGATGGATCGAGCTCAGCGTTTGAAGAACCTCTTCGGATTTCTCCGTCAATTGCAGCGTCTGGCGGCGTTTGTCCGTCGGATCGGGGTGGCGGGTGACATAGCCGCCATCGATCAGCCGTCCCACAAGCTCCGTCGCCGTATGAGGAGCAATCAGCAGCTTTTCCGCCAGCAT
Coding sequences within it:
- a CDS encoding helix-turn-helix domain-containing protein, with translation MVRRLNKTLSQADYEALATLRYTLRKFMDFSTSAAQEAGLPPQQHQALLAIKGNGAGEAMTIGMLAEKLLIAPHTATELVGRLIDGGYVTRHPDPTDKRRQTLQLTEKSEEVLQTLSSIHLVEIREMAPRLIEILTQLQADVRNS